In Desulfomicrobium macestii, one DNA window encodes the following:
- a CDS encoding ABC transporter substrate-binding protein, with protein MRRIIMTIIMLSLITLISSRPGKAADAPGGKILIVHSYDRNFAWTADIHDALERMLSKRRIELRTVFMDANINRDEETLTAVGQKAAAMMRSFRPDVIIASDDDAQQYFAARFAGDSSAPAVVFCGVNQDPARYGYPAFNVTGVVEKLAWSESLKLLRRLCPDVRRVAVLLDSRSSSLAAIGAMRASTPADIEAEWIIVDTYEKWRKLIDSSGSTHDALAIMNYHSLTDAEGRIVPGPEIMRWTREHASLPSVGFFDYTVADGALCGVIQTGFEHGTLAAGMALRILDGERAGNIPIVSTTQGLAMFNLNMARKLRIDIPEDLLQEAAALVE; from the coding sequence ATGCGCCGCATAATCATGACCATCATCATGCTGTCACTCATCACGCTGATCTCTTCCCGCCCCGGCAAGGCCGCGGACGCTCCCGGCGGGAAGATCCTGATCGTGCACAGCTATGACCGCAATTTCGCATGGACCGCCGACATCCATGACGCCCTGGAGCGGATGCTCTCAAAGCGCCGGATCGAACTGCGCACCGTATTCATGGACGCCAACATCAACCGCGACGAGGAAACCCTCACCGCTGTGGGACAAAAAGCGGCCGCGATGATGCGCAGCTTCAGACCGGACGTGATCATCGCCAGCGACGACGATGCGCAGCAGTATTTCGCGGCGCGATTCGCAGGCGACAGTTCGGCCCCGGCGGTTGTCTTCTGCGGAGTCAACCAGGACCCGGCGCGCTACGGCTATCCTGCGTTCAACGTCACGGGAGTCGTCGAGAAGCTCGCCTGGAGCGAAAGCCTGAAGTTGCTGCGCCGCCTGTGCCCGGACGTTCGCAGGGTCGCGGTGCTCCTGGACTCCAGATCCTCAAGCCTGGCGGCGATCGGAGCGATGCGTGCCTCGACCCCGGCGGACATCGAAGCCGAATGGATCATTGTCGACACCTATGAAAAATGGCGAAAACTGATTGACTCCAGCGGTTCAACCCACGACGCCCTCGCCATCATGAACTACCACAGTCTGACCGATGCCGAAGGCCGGATAGTGCCGGGCCCCGAGATCATGCGCTGGACCCGGGAACACGCGAGCCTGCCCTCCGTGGGTTTTTTCGACTACACGGTCGCCGACGGGGCCCTCTGCGGAGTCATCCAGACCGGGTTCGAACACGGAACCCTGGCAGCGGGCATGGCCCTGCGCATCCTGGACGGCGAGCGCGCCGGGAACATTCCCATCGTCAGCACAACGCAGGGCCTGGCCATGTTCAACCTGAACATGGCCAGAAAACTGCGCATCGACATCCCCGAGGATCTCCTTCAGGAGGCTGCAGCACTTGTGGAATAA
- a CDS encoding ATP-binding protein, with amino-acid sequence MWNKALYLLTVMLLTLSVPCAQGQSAPDILVIHSYNPGLSWTDDIHQGIVETLTDSGKPCTLSTEYLDAKRYPKEHMLQMQSELIATHVRGHAVDAVIVSDDAAFGFVLQNREELFAGVPIIFCGVNNFQPEMLGGAEGITGVSEIISVRDTLDAALALHPDTRNVVIIGGALSSTDRSNRSQFLHLMPSYAGRLRFHFWQDIPTPVLLEKVATLSPKTLVFLSTAIAGLDGRMLDFGPSAALIRTNTQSPIYGFWDFFMGHGIVGGKLVNGAEHGRIAARMALRILDGTAPSDLPVVQEVANRFFFDYRELTRFNLDEKALPEGSVVTHRPLSIFEANKRLFLIFGSIVIALLVIIISLTLVAHIRKQTLLELQSARRKAEEANEAKSLFLAHMSHEIRTPLTGIMGLAELALGNPRSPSVQEYLALIRHSGKNLLHIINDILDFSKVEAGKIDLQNTPFNPGSMLEGTVAFFNSGLREKGVTLSLVLTEALPEAVLGDENRIRQIFFNLVGNAVKFTENGKIELRLTGVTPKENSARMMLDFEISDTGCGIPESKLDSIFERFTQAARFPTRTYQGTGLGLAIVKQLIEAMGGSIAVQSTEGTGTTFFFSIPVERALPEEPKQGTAQDDGPSVHGLSVLVVEDNPINRLFLQKSLEKLGHRVICATNGQEALDHLETATVDCVLMDIQMPVMDGSLATRHIRDRFGRDLPVIALTAHALQGDREKYLEDGFDEYLAKPISIEDLNRVIAHACGKKSL; translated from the coding sequence TTGTGGAATAAAGCCTTGTACCTGCTGACCGTGATGCTGCTGACCCTGAGCGTTCCCTGCGCGCAAGGCCAAAGCGCCCCCGACATTCTGGTCATTCACTCCTACAATCCGGGACTGAGCTGGACCGACGACATACACCAGGGCATCGTCGAAACCCTGACCGACTCCGGGAAGCCCTGCACGCTCAGCACCGAATACCTGGACGCCAAACGCTATCCAAAGGAGCACATGCTCCAGATGCAATCGGAGTTGATCGCCACCCACGTGCGCGGCCACGCCGTGGATGCGGTCATCGTCTCCGACGACGCGGCTTTCGGCTTCGTGCTGCAAAACCGCGAAGAGCTCTTTGCCGGCGTGCCCATAATCTTCTGCGGCGTGAACAACTTCCAGCCGGAAATGCTCGGCGGCGCGGAAGGCATCACCGGCGTGTCGGAAATAATCTCCGTGCGCGATACCCTTGACGCAGCCCTGGCCCTGCACCCCGACACGCGCAACGTGGTCATCATCGGAGGCGCCCTGTCCAGCACGGACAGATCGAACCGCAGCCAGTTTCTGCACCTCATGCCCTCCTATGCCGGGCGACTGCGCTTTCACTTCTGGCAAGACATCCCCACTCCCGTCCTGCTGGAAAAAGTCGCGACCCTGAGCCCGAAAACACTTGTCTTCCTGTCCACCGCCATCGCCGGTCTGGATGGCCGCATGCTTGATTTCGGTCCCAGCGCGGCCTTGATCCGGACCAATACGCAAAGCCCCATCTACGGATTCTGGGATTTTTTTATGGGACACGGCATCGTCGGCGGCAAACTGGTCAACGGAGCCGAACACGGCAGAATCGCGGCCCGCATGGCCTTGCGGATCCTGGACGGAACCGCGCCTTCGGACCTGCCCGTAGTCCAGGAAGTGGCCAACCGCTTCTTCTTCGATTACCGGGAACTGACCCGCTTCAACCTGGATGAAAAGGCCTTGCCTGAAGGATCCGTCGTCACGCATCGGCCCCTGAGCATCTTCGAGGCCAACAAGCGGCTTTTCCTGATCTTCGGCAGCATCGTCATCGCCTTGCTCGTCATCATCATTTCCCTGACCCTGGTCGCGCACATCCGCAAGCAGACTCTTCTGGAACTGCAATCCGCCAGACGCAAGGCCGAGGAGGCCAACGAGGCCAAAAGCCTTTTTCTTGCACACATGAGCCACGAAATCCGCACGCCCCTGACCGGGATCATGGGCCTGGCCGAACTGGCTCTGGGCAATCCCCGGAGCCCAAGCGTGCAGGAATATCTGGCCCTCATCCGCCATTCCGGTAAGAACCTGCTGCACATCATCAACGACATCCTCGATTTCTCCAAGGTCGAAGCCGGAAAAATCGATCTGCAAAACACCCCGTTCAACCCCGGAAGCATGCTGGAAGGCACCGTCGCCTTCTTCAATAGCGGCCTGCGGGAAAAAGGCGTCACCCTGTCGCTTGTCCTTACCGAGGCACTGCCCGAGGCAGTGCTCGGCGATGAAAACAGAATCCGCCAAATCTTTTTCAATCTGGTGGGAAATGCGGTCAAATTCACCGAAAACGGAAAAATAGAATTACGCCTGACAGGGGTGACTCCCAAGGAAAACAGCGCCCGCATGATGCTTGATTTTGAAATATCGGACACCGGATGCGGCATCCCCGAAAGCAAGCTGGACAGCATCTTCGAGCGCTTCACCCAGGCGGCCCGCTTTCCAACCAGGACCTACCAGGGCACAGGGCTGGGCCTGGCCATCGTCAAGCAGCTCATCGAAGCCATGGGCGGCTCCATCGCGGTACAGAGCACGGAAGGGACCGGAACCACCTTCTTCTTCAGCATCCCGGTCGAAAGGGCGCTGCCGGAAGAACCGAAGCAGGGCACGGCGCAGGATGACGGCCCCTCCGTACACGGGCTCTCCGTGCTGGTCGTCGAGGACAACCCCATCAACCGGCTTTTCCTGCAAAAATCCCTGGAAAAACTCGGACACCGGGTCATCTGCGCCACCAACGGCCAGGAAGCCCTTGATCATCTTGAAACGGCCACCGTGGATTGCGTGCTCATGGACATCCAGATGCCGGTCATGGACGGGAGCCTGGCCACGCGCCATATCCGGGACAGATTCGGACGCGACCTGCCCGTCATCGCGCTCACGGCCCATGCCCTTCAGGGGGACAGGGAAAAATACCTGGAGGACGGGTTTGACGAATACCTGGCCAAACCCATCTCCATCGAGGATCTCAACAGGGTCATCGCGCACGCATGTGGCAAGAAATCACTTTAA
- a CDS encoding molybdopterin-dependent oxidoreductase has protein sequence MIITACTLDCPDACSLLAENGEDGPRLRGNPDHPFTRGFACSKLDVHRRRLTSPHRLRSPRLKVGGRWQDIGWDEALGLCAEKIALYRDEPRSILHVRGSGNRGVVKALSNLFFRTLGATGLHGSLCDEAGIEACMKDFGCLRTNDVSDILNTSALINWGRDLARGSVHMAAMVRALRKKGVPVVTIAPGADTAQGFTDHFVRVKPGTDRFLAAAVLREVLRRKGIAPEVAAGCHDPASFEGLLAEAGPGLLEWCGARPEDVALLADHYAGPAPVATLLGWGLQRYRFGGQNVRFINALAMLSGQVGKSGGGAYFGLSSMANLTLPWKAKTAYGRTLLMPDLARELRRADPPVRMAWVECINPANQFPEAGEVARALDGLDFVVVADAFMTDTAEVADLVLPVALMLEQEDVVGSFLHEYVQWSAKAVEPPQGVRTDYRILSELGARLSPPVILPEPEEALRRALDSAALETSLEELRRTGYVRSTHPAVAFEDLRFGHEDRLYHLPPRLDPPVAATQAYPLQLLTLINRRFVHSQIPPEEQGESPVVTVHPRTLERLGVTPGAGWLVTELGRLEVLLAADESMHPDCVVYRRGPWGKLGGGVNRIIGFVETDMGGVGAYYEQRCRLEQRDQ, from the coding sequence ATGATTATCACCGCATGCACCCTTGATTGTCCTGATGCCTGTTCCCTGCTGGCCGAAAACGGGGAAGATGGCCCACGCCTGCGCGGCAACCCGGATCACCCCTTCACGCGGGGCTTTGCCTGTTCCAAGCTCGACGTGCATCGCAGGCGCCTGACCAGCCCGCATCGCCTGCGTTCTCCCCGGCTCAAGGTCGGAGGGCGTTGGCAGGACATAGGCTGGGATGAGGCGCTTGGACTGTGCGCCGAGAAGATCGCCCTGTACCGGGATGAGCCCCGCTCCATCCTGCATGTGCGCGGGTCGGGCAACCGGGGCGTGGTCAAGGCGCTTTCGAACCTCTTCTTTCGCACTCTCGGCGCCACTGGCCTGCATGGGTCGTTGTGCGACGAGGCCGGGATAGAGGCCTGCATGAAGGATTTCGGCTGCCTGCGCACCAACGATGTTTCCGACATCCTGAACACTTCGGCGCTCATCAACTGGGGCCGCGATCTGGCCCGGGGTTCCGTGCACATGGCGGCCATGGTCCGGGCCCTGCGCAAGAAGGGCGTGCCCGTGGTGACCATCGCTCCGGGAGCGGACACGGCGCAGGGCTTCACGGATCATTTCGTGCGCGTAAAACCCGGAACGGACCGCTTCCTGGCCGCGGCCGTGCTGCGCGAGGTGCTGCGCCGCAAGGGCATCGCGCCGGAGGTGGCGGCCGGCTGCCATGATCCGGCGAGCTTTGAGGGTCTGCTGGCCGAAGCCGGACCAGGACTTTTGGAGTGGTGCGGGGCGCGGCCCGAGGACGTGGCGCTGCTGGCGGACCATTACGCCGGGCCTGCGCCCGTGGCGACACTTCTGGGCTGGGGGCTGCAACGCTATCGTTTCGGGGGCCAGAACGTGCGCTTCATCAACGCCCTGGCCATGCTCTCGGGCCAAGTGGGCAAAAGCGGCGGCGGGGCCTATTTCGGCCTGAGCTCCATGGCCAATCTCACTCTGCCCTGGAAGGCGAAGACGGCCTATGGCCGGACCCTGCTCATGCCCGATCTGGCCCGGGAGCTTCGCCGTGCCGATCCGCCCGTGCGCATGGCCTGGGTGGAGTGCATCAACCCGGCCAACCAGTTCCCGGAAGCGGGCGAGGTGGCCCGGGCCCTCGATGGGCTCGATTTCGTCGTGGTGGCCGACGCTTTCATGACCGACACGGCCGAGGTCGCGGACCTGGTCCTGCCTGTTGCGCTCATGCTCGAACAGGAGGATGTAGTTGGCTCATTTTTGCATGAATATGTTCAGTGGAGCGCCAAGGCCGTGGAGCCGCCCCAGGGTGTGCGTACGGATTACCGGATCCTGTCCGAGCTGGGCGCAAGGCTATCCCCTCCCGTGATTCTGCCCGAGCCCGAGGAAGCCTTGCGCCGGGCGCTCGATTCTGCGGCCCTTGAGACCAGCCTGGAAGAACTGCGCCGCACGGGATACGTCCGCTCGACCCATCCGGCCGTGGCCTTTGAGGACCTGCGTTTCGGGCACGAGGACCGCCTCTACCACCTGCCTCCCCGTCTGGACCCGCCGGTGGCGGCGACGCAAGCCTATCCGCTGCAGCTTCTGACGCTGATCAACCGCCGTTTTGTCCATTCCCAGATTCCGCCCGAAGAGCAGGGCGAAAGCCCGGTGGTGACGGTGCATCCGCGCACCCTGGAGCGCCTTGGCGTCACGCCCGGGGCGGGGTGGCTGGTTACGGAACTGGGGCGGCTTGAGGTGCTGCTCGCGGCGGACGAGTCCATGCACCCGGACTGCGTGGTCTACCGGCGTGGGCCGTGGGGCAAACTGGGCGGAGGGGTGAACCGTATCATCGGGTTCGTGGAGACGGACATGGGCGGGGTGGGCGCGTACTATGAACAGCGTTGCCGCCTGGAGCAGAGGGATCAGTAG
- a CDS encoding LexA family protein, which produces MSNLPNPRPLGQGRLEVLGRAVSEPSHGTPLYLDRISAGFPSPADDYIETALDLNTYLIRNPAATFMVKVSGDSMTGASINDGDVLVVDRSEQPAHGKIVVAVLDGELTVKRLVMKDGRTMLAPENPCYKPIAVTEEQELHVWGVVSGVVRKL; this is translated from the coding sequence ATGTCAAACCTTCCCAATCCCCGCCCCCTGGGCCAGGGCCGCCTCGAAGTCCTGGGCCGCGCAGTCTCCGAGCCAAGCCACGGCACGCCCCTCTACCTGGATCGCATTTCGGCCGGATTTCCATCCCCGGCCGATGACTATATTGAGACAGCCCTCGACCTGAACACATATCTGATCCGCAACCCCGCCGCCACATTCATGGTCAAGGTCAGCGGAGATTCCATGACCGGCGCGAGCATAAACGATGGAGATGTCCTGGTCGTGGACCGCTCCGAACAGCCCGCCCACGGCAAAATCGTGGTCGCGGTGCTGGATGGCGAACTCACGGTCAAGCGTCTGGTCATGAAGGACGGGCGGACCATGCTCGCCCCGGAAAACCCCTGCTACAAGCCCATCGCCGTGACCGAGGAGCAGGAATTGCACGTTTGGGGCGTGGTCTCGGGCGTGGTCCGGAAGCTCTAG